One window from the genome of Candidatus Didemnitutus sp. encodes:
- a CDS encoding ATP-binding cassette domain-containing protein yields the protein MSDAVKPSAPVTGKFAIEVEGLQARYDERVILESVSFAVKKGEVFFIIGGSGCGKSTLLRNLVGLQQPPQGSVRYFGRDFTHAGPGERKAFLRSFGVLYQGGALWSSMTVGENVALPLELYTDLSRRERAGIVGLKLAQVGLAGYEDYYPSELSGGMKKRAGLARALALDPEIVFFDEPSAGLDPITSLKLDELILQLRDTLGTTIVVVSHELASIYGIADRVVLLDRETKGVIAEGDPRELRDRSEDPRVREFLNRRMEPAGQKGVPTP from the coding sequence ATGAGCGACGCCGTCAAACCCTCCGCGCCCGTCACCGGAAAATTCGCCATCGAGGTCGAGGGCCTGCAGGCGCGCTACGACGAGCGCGTGATCCTCGAGAGCGTCTCGTTCGCGGTGAAGAAGGGCGAGGTGTTCTTCATCATCGGCGGCTCGGGTTGCGGCAAGAGCACGCTGTTGCGCAATCTGGTGGGCTTGCAGCAGCCGCCGCAGGGCAGCGTGCGCTACTTCGGGCGCGACTTCACGCATGCGGGGCCGGGCGAGCGCAAGGCGTTCCTGCGCTCCTTCGGTGTGCTCTATCAGGGCGGTGCGCTGTGGAGCTCGATGACCGTCGGCGAAAACGTCGCGCTGCCGCTCGAACTCTACACCGACCTCTCGCGCCGCGAGCGCGCGGGCATCGTCGGACTGAAACTCGCCCAGGTCGGCCTCGCGGGCTACGAGGACTATTATCCGTCGGAGCTCTCGGGCGGCATGAAGAAACGCGCCGGACTCGCGCGTGCGCTGGCGCTCGACCCGGAGATCGTGTTCTTCGACGAGCCGTCGGCCGGCCTCGATCCGATCACGTCGCTGAAGCTCGACGAGCTTATCCTCCAGCTGCGCGACACGCTCGGCACGACCATCGTCGTCGTGTCGCACGAGCTCGCGAGCATCTACGGCATCGCCGATCGCGTGGTCCTGCTCGACCGCGAGACGAAGGGCGTGATCGCCGAGGGCGACCCGCGGGAGCTGCGCGACCGCAGCGAGGATCCGCGCGTGAGGGAGTTTTTGAATAGACGCATGGAGCCCGCCGGGCAAAAAGGAGTCCCAACCCCGTGA
- a CDS encoding HAD family hydrolase, which produces MRLRTVLFDLDGTIVDQFHAIHRCHSFAMQQLGLPAPTFDQVKRAIGRGLDDAIRDLAGEANVARILPIYLEHWHATSLQDAAIFPGTLELLCALRARGVKCAALTNKRGDASREVCAHLKITPQLDGIFGAGDTPWLKPQREFVDHALHALGATTAETALVGDSIYDVATALNAGLAFYGVTTGTHDAPALRAAGATEIFPDLPSTAPAVLARC; this is translated from the coding sequence ATGCGCCTGCGCACCGTCCTCTTCGACCTCGACGGCACCATCGTCGACCAATTTCACGCGATCCACCGCTGCCACTCCTTCGCCATGCAGCAGCTCGGGCTGCCCGCCCCGACCTTCGACCAGGTCAAACGCGCCATCGGCCGCGGACTCGACGACGCCATCCGCGATCTCGCCGGCGAGGCCAACGTGGCGCGCATCCTGCCCATCTACCTCGAACACTGGCACGCCACGAGCCTGCAGGACGCCGCGATCTTCCCCGGCACGCTCGAACTGCTCTGCGCGCTGCGGGCCCGCGGCGTGAAATGCGCCGCCCTCACGAACAAACGCGGCGACGCGTCGCGCGAAGTCTGCGCGCACCTGAAAATCACGCCCCAGCTCGACGGCATCTTCGGCGCCGGCGACACGCCCTGGCTGAAACCGCAGCGCGAATTCGTCGACCACGCCCTGCACGCCCTCGGCGCGACGACGGCCGAAACGGCGCTGGTCGGCGATTCCATCTACGACGTCGCGACCGCGTTGAACGCCGGGCTCGCCTTCTACGGTGTCACCACCGGCACGCACGACGCGCCCGCGCTGCGCGCCGCCGGCGCGACCGAAATTTTCCCCGACCTCCCGTCCACCGCGCCGGCGGTCCTCGCCCGCTGCTGA
- a CDS encoding DUF1304 domain-containing protein produces the protein MSLAATLLTALVALLHVYFLVLEIFLWNTPYGRRVFGLTPEFAAASRKLAMNQGLYNGFLAAGLVWGMAAAGELGFAVRVFFLGCVVVAGVFGAATASRKILFVQALPGALAMAMTFGAR, from the coding sequence ATGTCCCTCGCCGCCACGCTCCTCACGGCGCTCGTTGCGCTGCTGCACGTCTACTTCCTCGTGTTGGAAATTTTCCTCTGGAACACGCCTTACGGGCGGCGCGTGTTCGGGCTGACGCCGGAGTTCGCCGCGGCGAGCCGGAAGCTCGCGATGAATCAGGGGCTCTACAACGGCTTCCTCGCGGCGGGTCTCGTCTGGGGCATGGCGGCGGCGGGCGAACTCGGTTTCGCGGTGCGTGTGTTCTTCCTCGGCTGCGTCGTGGTGGCGGGCGTGTTCGGCGCGGCGACGGCGAGCCGGAAGATTCTCTTCGTGCAGGCGCTGCCGGGTGCGCTGGCGATGGCGATGACGTTCGGCGCGCGATAA
- a CDS encoding membrane integrity-associated transporter subunit PqiC codes for MKNFRTVWFVVGCVAGLAGCNVLPEARPESARYFVLEAHPAAEAPPAGAVKLGLRPVEVPAYLKHKAIALRSGENEVSYAPDAFWAEPLDAGVARVLREHLAARANVLAYPFPAQLPRDYDLTVRVLNAEGSAQGVRFVAVIELLRVGDKPELVVRREFTAPATAWGNDYGQLARGLSQAVAALADEVVASVPKP; via the coding sequence ATGAAAAATTTCCGCACCGTCTGGTTTGTCGTGGGATGCGTCGCCGGCCTCGCCGGCTGCAACGTCCTCCCCGAGGCGCGCCCGGAAAGCGCGCGCTACTTCGTGCTCGAGGCTCATCCCGCCGCCGAAGCGCCGCCGGCCGGGGCGGTGAAGCTCGGGCTGCGCCCGGTCGAGGTGCCGGCCTACCTGAAGCACAAGGCGATTGCCCTGCGCAGCGGGGAAAACGAAGTCAGCTACGCGCCCGATGCGTTCTGGGCCGAGCCGCTCGATGCCGGCGTCGCGCGCGTGCTGCGCGAGCACCTCGCGGCGCGCGCCAACGTGCTGGCGTATCCGTTCCCGGCGCAATTGCCGCGCGACTACGACCTCACCGTCCGCGTGCTCAACGCGGAGGGCTCGGCCCAAGGCGTGCGCTTCGTGGCGGTGATCGAGCTGCTGCGCGTGGGCGACAAGCCCGAGCTCGTGGTGCGCCGCGAGTTCACGGCGCCGGCGACCGCATGGGGCAACGACTACGGCCAGCTGGCGCGCGGTCTCAGCCAGGCGGTGGCCGCGCTGGCGGACGAAGTCGTCGCGAGCGTGCCGAAGCCGTAG
- a CDS encoding ABC transporter permease produces the protein MPDAAATARAEAHLADGVLTVVVGGGWQITADRPDWHDLAEEAMEATGTKEPPKKIRVEGRGVTDWDSALPLFVGQAKRGAEAIHAQFETVDLPHGVDQLVLQLGQPKAPKHEDAALPDLFTAVGNFATGLVRELRDISRLVGECVFSIARFFRGQAQFRWRDCIHEMQQCGAMALPIVGLISFLVGIILAYQGAVQLRQFGADIYVADMVGVAVIREMGPLMAAIVLAGRTGAAFAATLGNMKANEEIDALETLGVSPVDFLVMPRMAALFLMMPLLALYSNVLGILGGLVISAGILDIPASLYWAETKTIVDLSDLFVGLIKAGVFGILIGLSGCLRGLQAERSAAGVGAAATRAVVTGILLIIVLDTVFAVIFNILGW, from the coding sequence ATGCCCGATGCCGCCGCCACCGCCCGAGCCGAAGCTCACTTGGCGGACGGCGTGTTGACGGTCGTCGTGGGTGGCGGCTGGCAGATCACGGCGGACCGGCCGGATTGGCACGATCTCGCGGAGGAGGCGATGGAGGCGACGGGCACGAAGGAGCCGCCGAAGAAAATCCGCGTGGAGGGGCGGGGCGTGACGGATTGGGACAGCGCGCTGCCGCTGTTCGTCGGGCAGGCGAAACGCGGCGCGGAGGCGATCCACGCGCAGTTCGAGACAGTCGACCTGCCGCACGGCGTCGACCAGCTCGTGTTGCAGCTGGGCCAGCCGAAGGCGCCGAAGCACGAGGATGCGGCGCTGCCGGACCTGTTCACCGCGGTGGGAAATTTCGCGACCGGCCTCGTGCGCGAGCTGCGCGACATCTCGCGGCTGGTGGGCGAATGCGTGTTCAGCATCGCGCGGTTTTTCCGCGGACAGGCGCAGTTCCGCTGGCGCGATTGCATCCACGAGATGCAGCAGTGCGGGGCGATGGCGCTGCCGATCGTGGGGCTGATCAGCTTCCTCGTGGGCATCATCCTCGCGTATCAGGGCGCGGTGCAGCTGCGGCAGTTCGGCGCGGACATCTATGTGGCGGACATGGTGGGCGTGGCGGTGATCCGCGAAATGGGGCCGCTCATGGCCGCGATCGTGCTCGCGGGCCGCACGGGTGCGGCGTTCGCGGCGACGCTGGGCAACATGAAGGCGAACGAGGAGATCGACGCGCTCGAGACGCTCGGCGTGTCGCCGGTGGATTTCCTCGTCATGCCGCGCATGGCGGCGCTGTTCCTGATGATGCCGTTGCTCGCGCTCTACTCGAACGTGCTCGGCATCCTTGGCGGACTCGTGATTTCGGCGGGCATCCTCGACATCCCGGCGAGTCTCTATTGGGCGGAGACGAAGACGATCGTCGACCTGTCGGACCTGTTCGTCGGCCTGATCAAGGCGGGCGTGTTCGGCATCCTCATCGGTTTATCCGGGTGCTTGCGCGGCCTGCAGGCGGAGCGCAGCGCGGCGGGCGTCGGCGCGGCGGCGACGCGCGCGGTCGTGACGGGCATCCTGCTCATCATCGTCTTGGACACGGTGTTCGCGGTGATCTTCAACATTCTCGGCTGGTGA
- a CDS encoding thioredoxin family protein produces MKLVSFLPLLVSMTTLAARSAPDPVPAKFFVNAPFGAACETAAAEHKIVFIDFYTTWCGPCKMLDESTWTDPTVVALLTEKTVALKIDAEKERALAKRYKVDSYPTLLLLKPDGTEIDRLVGYREAAKFIEEFNAGLAGKSALARAREAIVNAPNEHDRVQARYRLGDELARAGQPAAALAEYLWCYDEGMVSVPSFAGVRLSYLLTSIANLGEQHPAARGALLERRDAALARAQQSNAPLKSLMELVALNRVLGSSAESLKFHDSLPAGNPRKAQLASLLFEPLLAERRYRDLVAGMSFAEASKRLEGYANLPSNGSTEIARLNRLLAQKTFGNFIEAFAGAGDLEHARMLLDRAVAFDGSAEAKQLYRERLSRAGHPELLPE; encoded by the coding sequence ATGAAACTCGTGTCTTTTCTCCCGCTGCTCGTCAGCATGACCACGCTCGCGGCCCGTTCCGCCCCTGATCCGGTCCCAGCAAAATTCTTCGTCAACGCGCCTTTCGGTGCGGCCTGCGAAACCGCCGCCGCCGAACACAAGATCGTCTTCATCGACTTCTACACCACCTGGTGCGGTCCCTGCAAAATGCTCGACGAGTCCACTTGGACCGATCCGACCGTCGTCGCGCTCCTGACCGAAAAAACCGTCGCACTGAAGATCGATGCAGAGAAAGAGCGCGCACTCGCCAAACGCTACAAAGTCGATTCCTACCCGACGTTGCTTCTGCTCAAGCCCGACGGCACCGAGATCGATCGCCTCGTCGGCTATCGGGAGGCGGCAAAGTTCATCGAGGAGTTCAACGCCGGCTTGGCGGGCAAAAGCGCCCTCGCCCGCGCGCGTGAGGCAATCGTCAACGCCCCGAACGAGCACGATCGCGTGCAAGCGCGCTATCGGCTCGGCGATGAACTCGCCCGCGCCGGGCAGCCGGCGGCCGCACTTGCCGAGTATCTCTGGTGCTACGACGAGGGCATGGTGTCGGTGCCGTCGTTCGCCGGCGTGCGGCTGAGTTATCTGCTCACGTCGATCGCGAACCTTGGTGAGCAACATCCGGCCGCGCGCGGCGCGTTGCTGGAACGGCGTGACGCCGCACTTGCCCGCGCGCAGCAATCAAATGCCCCGCTGAAGAGTTTAATGGAGCTGGTCGCGCTCAACCGAGTTCTGGGAAGCTCCGCCGAAAGTCTAAAGTTCCACGACTCGTTACCAGCTGGCAACCCGCGGAAGGCGCAATTGGCCTCGTTACTCTTCGAGCCACTCCTCGCGGAACGCCGCTACCGCGACCTCGTTGCCGGCATGTCATTTGCCGAAGCATCCAAACGACTGGAGGGCTACGCCAATTTACCGTCCAACGGCAGCACCGAGATCGCACGCCTGAATCGTCTGCTCGCGCAGAAGACGTTCGGCAACTTCATCGAGGCTTTCGCCGGCGCGGGCGACCTCGAGCATGCGAGAATGCTGCTCGATCGTGCCGTCGCATTCGACGGTTCAGCGGAGGCGAAGCAACTCTATCGCGAACGGCTCTCCCGCGCGGGACATCCCGAGCTCTTGCCTGAGTGA
- a CDS encoding DUF2721 domain-containing protein, whose translation MESLSSLLPIIQLAITPVILLSGMGALMIVLTNRMGRIVDRTRQLAEAIPEAGGETRQHLEDQLEIMWARSIMIRRAVTAAGFSMLSSCFLIVTLFCGALLEWRVREVVLFLFGLSIVLLIASLAEFLRDIFSALHALRLQIDRAKGLPRQ comes from the coding sequence ATGGAATCGCTCTCGTCGCTCCTGCCGATCATCCAGCTCGCGATCACGCCGGTGATTTTGCTGTCGGGCATGGGTGCGTTGATGATCGTGCTGACCAACCGCATGGGACGCATCGTGGATCGCACGCGGCAGCTGGCGGAGGCGATTCCCGAGGCTGGCGGCGAGACCCGCCAGCACTTGGAGGATCAACTCGAGATCATGTGGGCGCGCTCGATCATGATCCGGCGTGCGGTGACGGCGGCGGGATTCAGCATGTTGTCATCGTGCTTCCTGATCGTGACGCTGTTCTGCGGCGCGCTGCTCGAGTGGCGGGTGCGCGAGGTGGTGCTGTTCCTGTTCGGGCTGAGCATCGTGCTGCTCATCGCGTCGCTGGCGGAATTCCTGCGCGACATCTTCTCCGCGCTGCATGCGCTGCGTTTGCAGATCGACCGGGCGAAGGGACTGCCGCGGCAGTGA
- a CDS encoding nuclear transport factor 2 family protein yields the protein MKSLHALAFASLTAAVLAAEPAPLHDAVTRFHTAAAENLPAAYRAAFADDGILMFLHARGRAELDDALAHRISPTAKFTATSTEEIEAASHDVGFVRGDYRLEFTRKSTGEHIRTDGRFVELWRKSADGEWQLFLTNWAGVQPAAPTPSDAATFPAVAATRAVLTGSLQHAENHFLAAAKQGIASAFLAHIAPDALIMFLDAEGQRRIEEAVATKIPRDARTFGEAEILVESAAHDLGWAWGPYRFAATVDAKPFESHGKFVTVWKRSPSDGAWRIALDHGTQDPEPAPPAPAATDATKKS from the coding sequence ATGAAATCGCTGCATGCCCTCGCCTTCGCGTCGCTCACTGCCGCCGTCCTGGCCGCCGAACCGGCGCCGCTGCACGATGCCGTGACCCGCTTCCACACCGCCGCCGCGGAAAACCTCCCGGCCGCCTACCGCGCCGCCTTCGCCGACGACGGCATCCTGATGTTTCTCCACGCCCGCGGCCGCGCGGAGCTCGACGACGCGCTCGCCCACCGCATCTCGCCGACGGCCAAATTCACCGCCACCAGCACCGAAGAAATCGAGGCCGCGTCGCACGACGTCGGTTTCGTCCGCGGCGACTACCGGCTGGAGTTCACCCGCAAATCCACCGGCGAACACATCCGCACCGACGGCCGTTTCGTCGAGCTCTGGCGGAAAAGCGCGGACGGCGAGTGGCAGCTCTTCCTCACCAACTGGGCTGGCGTCCAGCCCGCCGCACCGACGCCGTCCGACGCAGCGACGTTTCCCGCCGTTGCCGCCACCCGCGCCGTCCTGACCGGGTCGCTGCAGCACGCCGAGAACCATTTCCTCGCGGCGGCGAAACAGGGCATCGCGAGCGCGTTCCTCGCCCACATCGCGCCCGACGCCCTGATCATGTTTCTCGACGCCGAGGGTCAGCGCCGGATCGAGGAAGCCGTGGCGACCAAAATCCCGCGCGACGCCAGGACCTTCGGCGAAGCCGAAATTCTCGTCGAATCCGCCGCCCACGACCTCGGCTGGGCGTGGGGCCCGTATCGCTTCGCCGCGACGGTCGACGCCAAGCCCTTCGAATCGCACGGCAAGTTCGTGACGGTCTGGAAGCGCTCGCCCAGCGACGGCGCGTGGCGCATCGCGCTCGACCACGGCACCCAGGATCCGGAACCGGCGCCGCCCGCACCGGCCGCGACCGACGCGACGAAGAAAAGCTAA
- a CDS encoding DUF2721 domain-containing protein codes for MDAIPPSMLPVIQASVTPVILISGAGMLLLTLSNRMGRIVDRTRALARELREHPEQTSARIEEQLTVLTVRTRLIRSSVMWTVLSMLSACLLIMMIFATAVLKIGGEVLVFAFFFGAIVLLFGSLIYFAREMVLSLHALESEVTWSRQGK; via the coding sequence ATGGACGCTATTCCTCCGAGCATGTTGCCCGTCATCCAGGCTTCGGTCACTCCCGTGATCCTGATTTCGGGCGCGGGCATGTTGCTGCTGACGCTGTCGAATCGCATGGGACGCATCGTGGATCGCACCCGGGCGCTGGCCCGCGAATTGCGCGAGCATCCCGAGCAGACGAGCGCGCGCATCGAGGAGCAGCTCACGGTGCTCACGGTCCGCACCCGGCTGATCCGCTCGTCCGTGATGTGGACGGTGTTGAGCATGCTCTCGGCGTGCCTGCTCATCATGATGATTTTCGCCACGGCGGTGCTGAAGATCGGCGGCGAGGTGCTGGTGTTCGCGTTCTTCTTCGGTGCGATCGTGCTCCTGTTCGGCTCGTTGATCTATTTCGCGCGCGAAATGGTGCTGTCGCTGCACGCGTTGGAATCGGAAGTCACTTGGTCGCGGCAAGGCAAGTAA
- a CDS encoding DUF2059 domain-containing protein, with product MKKILFLLAFAVAAGARAQTPAPAPAPDAAKLALAREVIAAMQADKLIDRMTGQMKQMATQMAGASANLSPEKRARAEALQGKIMALSVDMTKSLLTKMDTIYADVFTDAELKAMKAFYTSPEGASAQLKQAEIAKRLMPAVQEMQRGLMPKIQQIIADAQAEEAKADAAAAAAAAAAKPAEPAK from the coding sequence ATGAAAAAAATCCTGTTCCTCCTCGCGTTCGCCGTCGCAGCCGGCGCTCGCGCCCAAACTCCCGCTCCGGCGCCCGCGCCCGACGCCGCCAAGCTCGCGCTCGCGCGCGAAGTCATCGCCGCCATGCAGGCCGACAAACTCATCGACCGCATGACCGGCCAGATGAAGCAAATGGCCACGCAGATGGCCGGCGCTTCCGCCAACCTGTCACCCGAGAAACGCGCCCGCGCCGAGGCGCTGCAGGGGAAAATCATGGCGTTGAGCGTCGACATGACCAAGTCGCTGCTCACGAAAATGGACACGATCTACGCCGACGTTTTCACCGACGCCGAGCTGAAAGCCATGAAGGCGTTCTACACCTCGCCCGAAGGCGCCAGCGCCCAACTCAAGCAGGCCGAAATCGCCAAGCGCCTGATGCCGGCCGTGCAGGAGATGCAACGCGGCCTGATGCCGAAGATCCAACAGATCATCGCCGACGCGCAGGCCGAGGAAGCGAAAGCCGACGCGGCCGCTGCCGCCGCCGCGGCCGCCGCCAAGCCCGCCGAGCCGGCGAAGTGA
- a CDS encoding MCE family protein — MKSRFSPAAVGMFVLGAVLLGLLAFVSFGGTNFFSKPTRFVVYFDESVSGLDPGAAVKVNGVRIGRVAAINVRYDSATRLALVQTICEIDRNVLTDRDGNTIELTNPVELQNLIERGMRAKLNLQGITGLLFVELSFEDPREYPAPKRNAVEPYPAIPAIKSPIAEVQSSIVEIVADIKRVDFAGLSKELKTLLATTNQKIADLDVKALTERVGRAADSVEKFAGSPEAKAVMVNLNRTIVETQALIAKLDAQVQPVSGELKQTLADAQAALKQIDAAALTTRRFVQSQGYLGEDVTRTLQQVSDAAGAIQRLAELLERNPNALLVGRNRAGAQKREQP, encoded by the coding sequence GTGAAATCCCGCTTCAGTCCCGCCGCCGTGGGCATGTTCGTCCTGGGGGCCGTGTTGCTCGGCCTGCTGGCGTTCGTCTCGTTCGGCGGGACGAACTTCTTCTCCAAGCCCACGCGCTTCGTCGTGTATTTCGACGAATCCGTCAGCGGCCTCGATCCCGGCGCGGCGGTGAAGGTCAACGGCGTGCGCATCGGCCGCGTCGCCGCGATCAACGTCCGCTACGACTCCGCCACGCGCCTCGCGCTCGTCCAGACGATCTGCGAGATCGACCGCAACGTCCTCACCGACCGCGACGGCAACACCATCGAACTCACGAATCCCGTCGAGCTCCAGAATCTCATCGAGCGCGGCATGCGCGCGAAGCTGAACCTCCAGGGCATCACCGGCCTGCTGTTCGTCGAGTTGAGCTTCGAGGACCCGCGCGAGTATCCCGCGCCGAAGCGCAACGCGGTGGAGCCGTATCCCGCCATCCCCGCCATCAAGTCGCCCATCGCCGAGGTGCAGAGCAGTATCGTCGAGATCGTCGCCGACATCAAACGCGTCGACTTCGCCGGCCTGAGCAAGGAGCTGAAAACGCTCCTCGCCACGACGAACCAGAAGATCGCCGACCTCGACGTGAAGGCGCTGACCGAGCGCGTGGGCCGCGCGGCGGACTCCGTGGAAAAGTTCGCCGGCTCGCCCGAGGCGAAGGCGGTCATGGTGAACCTCAACCGCACCATCGTCGAAACACAGGCGCTGATCGCGAAGCTCGATGCGCAGGTCCAGCCGGTGAGCGGCGAGCTGAAGCAGACCCTCGCCGACGCGCAGGCGGCGCTGAAGCAGATCGATGCCGCCGCGCTGACCACGCGCCGTTTCGTCCAGTCGCAGGGCTACCTCGGCGAGGACGTCACGCGCACGCTGCAGCAGGTTTCCGATGCCGCCGGCGCGATTCAGCGCCTGGCGGAACTCCTCGAACGCAACCCGAACGCACTGCTCGTCGGCCGCAATCGTGCGGGAGCGCAGAAGCGCGAACAGCCATGA
- a CDS encoding MaoC family dehydratase, whose translation MMVSALARRSREQSTAAAKFNAALDNPRETRTLRRMLTWEDLQPGQKFGTAEYEMTAAEIVAFARQYDPQPFHTDPVAAKDSLFGEQVASGWHTAAVSMRLMVQGEMQVAGGVIGHVVEELRFPRPVRPGDRLRVAQEVVAKSEMPGRPTHGRLTLRSRTYNQDGKTVQHMTSQLVIQRRRAE comes from the coding sequence ATGATGGTGAGCGCGCTGGCCCGGCGCAGTCGCGAGCAAAGCACAGCGGCGGCGAAATTCAACGCGGCGTTGGACAACCCGCGCGAAACGCGCACGCTGCGGCGCATGCTCACGTGGGAAGACCTGCAACCCGGACAGAAATTCGGCACCGCGGAATACGAAATGACCGCCGCGGAGATCGTCGCGTTCGCGCGGCAGTATGATCCGCAGCCGTTCCACACCGATCCGGTGGCGGCGAAGGATTCGCTCTTCGGCGAGCAGGTGGCGAGCGGCTGGCACACGGCGGCGGTGAGCATGCGCCTGATGGTGCAGGGCGAGATGCAGGTCGCGGGCGGCGTGATCGGGCACGTGGTCGAGGAGTTGCGTTTCCCTCGGCCGGTGCGGCCCGGCGACCGCTTGCGTGTCGCGCAGGAAGTGGTGGCGAAGAGCGAAATGCCCGGACGCCCCACGCATGGGCGGCTGACGTTGCGCAGCCGGACCTACAATCAGGACGGGAAAACCGTGCAGCACATGACGTCGCAGCTGGTGATTCAGCGGCGGCGTGCGGAGTAG
- a CDS encoding M20/M25/M40 family metallo-hydrolase: MSTATQSSATFDAVAFARGLMDIDSTTGKEAAVGRKLAADLRALGWRVQEQPVSGERFNILATVGEPKVTFSTHFDCVPPYFPSRVEGDKLMGRGACDAKGILAAQVAAAERLRAAGETRVALLFVVGEERGSDGAKRANTLPNQSKFLINGEPTDLRLGTATRGGVRFRLHADGRAAHSGYPELGESATEKLLDCLEILRRAEWPDDPVLGRTHFNIGLLSGGVAPNVIPPHAHAELFFRTVGDADIIRRRVQELVGARLRVEETAFVPLVRLHTVAGFEQAVFSYATDVPFLDNWGTPLLFGPGSIHVAHTDHEFLSIAELHAAIDGNVRIATELLATA; the protein is encoded by the coding sequence ATGAGCACCGCGACCCAATCCTCCGCCACCTTCGACGCCGTCGCGTTCGCGCGCGGCCTGATGGACATCGATTCCACCACGGGCAAGGAAGCCGCCGTCGGCCGCAAGCTCGCCGCCGATCTCCGCGCGCTCGGCTGGCGCGTGCAGGAACAACCGGTCTCCGGCGAACGCTTCAACATCCTCGCCACCGTCGGCGAGCCGAAGGTCACGTTCTCGACCCACTTCGATTGCGTGCCGCCGTATTTCCCGAGCCGCGTCGAAGGCGACAAACTCATGGGCCGCGGCGCGTGCGACGCCAAAGGCATCCTCGCCGCGCAAGTCGCCGCCGCCGAGCGCCTGCGCGCGGCGGGCGAGACGCGCGTCGCCCTGCTCTTCGTCGTCGGCGAGGAACGCGGCAGCGACGGCGCCAAGCGCGCCAACACGCTCCCGAACCAATCCAAGTTCCTCATCAACGGCGAACCCACCGACCTGCGCCTCGGCACCGCCACGCGCGGCGGCGTGCGTTTCCGCCTCCATGCCGACGGCCGCGCCGCGCACTCCGGTTACCCGGAGCTCGGCGAATCCGCGACTGAGAAGCTCCTCGACTGCCTCGAAATCCTGCGCCGCGCCGAGTGGCCCGACGATCCGGTGCTCGGCCGCACGCATTTCAACATCGGCCTCCTCAGCGGCGGGGTCGCGCCGAACGTCATCCCGCCGCACGCGCACGCGGAGCTGTTCTTCCGCACGGTCGGCGACGCCGACATCATCCGCCGTCGCGTGCAGGAACTGGTCGGCGCGCGTCTGCGCGTCGAGGAAACCGCCTTCGTGCCGCTCGTGCGCCTGCATACCGTCGCCGGTTTCGAGCAGGCCGTGTTCTCCTACGCGACCGACGTGCCGTTCCTCGACAACTGGGGCACGCCGCTGCTCTTCGGCCCCGGCTCGATCCACGTCGCGCACACCGACCACGAGTTCCTCTCGATCGCCGAACTCCACGCCGCCATCGACGGCAACGTGCGCATCGCGACCGAGCTGCTCGCCACCGCGTAA